Proteins from a genomic interval of Rosa chinensis cultivar Old Blush chromosome 2, RchiOBHm-V2, whole genome shotgun sequence:
- the LOC112185337 gene encoding serine carboxypeptidase-like 18, producing MRLNQEKCFLSVTASTFLGYIVSERGIEANPDKVQAILNMKSPWFSCICKSLKTNYKGEYVNVDPNNALCVDDLDQYNECIADIYTAQILEPYCTVSSPNPLGSERDSDNLNHDSVNLLSLPQLSRPWCRSYIYRFSYIWANDKTVQDALHVRKGSIKDWQRCNKTLSASYISDVSSSLVYHQNLIKKGYRVLIYSGDHDMVIPYLGTISWIESLNLTVDSRWKPWFVNGQIARYRVLYTYEKYQLTFTTIKGGGHTAPEYIDLKNVLP from the exons atgcgcctcaaccagGAGAAATGTTTTCTCAGTGTCACTGCTAGCACATTTCTGGGCTACATCGTCAGCGAACGAGGCATagaggctaaccctgacaaagtgcaagccatcctcaacatgaagtctCCG TGGTTTTCATGTATTTGCAAGTCACTCAAAACAAATTATAAGGGTGAGTATGTCAATGTGGATCCAAACAATGCGTTATGTGTGGATGATCTTGACCAATACAATGAG TGTATCGCAGACATATACACAGCCCAAATATTGGAACCTTATTGTACTGTTTCTTCTCCAAATCCACTAGGGTCAGAGCGGGATTCAGACAATCTCAATCATGACTCTGTaaatcttctttctcttcctcaacTTTCCAGGCCATGGTGTCGA AGTTACATTTATCGTTTCTCTTATATTTGGGCGAATGATAAAACTGTTCAAGATGCTCTTCATGTTCGGAAG GGAAGCATCAAGGACTGGCAGAGATGCAATAAGACCTTATCAGCTTCATATATATCTGATGTTTCTTCGAGTCTAGTTTATCATCAGAACCTCATAAAAAAAGGCTATCGAGTTCTGATATACAG TGGTGATCATGACATGGTGATTCCATATTTGGGTACTATTTCTTGGATAGAATCTCTGAACTTGACAGTTGACAGTCGTTGGAAACCATGGTTCGTAAATGGACAAATCGCAAG ATACAGAGTGCTGTATACATATGAAAAGTACCAGTTGACATTTACAACTATAAAG GGAGGGGGTCATACAGCTCCAGAGTATATAGACCTGAAGAATGTCTTGCCATGA